The Dehalococcoidales bacterium genome contains a region encoding:
- a CDS encoding helix-turn-helix domain-containing protein: MSAGGKAVILVKVENQPRHKRKALMALGIPRSSYYRWRQWQRCDGLESLSGDRGRPWNRITPEEESKILAVARESPELSSRQLAVWITDNAGFAVSESTVYRILRREGLVKRLEVQL, encoded by the coding sequence ATGAGCGCCGGGGGCAAAGCTGTAATCCTGGTCAAGGTGGAAAATCAGCCCAGGCACAAGCGGAAGGCGCTGATGGCACTGGGGATACCGAGGAGCAGCTACTATCGGTGGCGGCAGTGGCAACGGTGCGATGGCCTGGAATCCCTCTCAGGAGACAGGGGAAGGCCGTGGAACCGGATCACTCCCGAAGAGGAAAGCAAGATACTAGCGGTAGCCCGGGAGTCTCCTGAGCTCAGCAGCCGGCAACTGGCTGTTTGGATCACAGACAACGCTGGCTTTGCCGTATCCGAATCAACAGTTTACCGCATTCTAAGAAGGGAAGGGCTGGTGAAACGGCTGGAGGTGCAGCT